One genomic segment of Marinitoga piezophila KA3 includes these proteins:
- a CDS encoding SEC-C metal-binding domain-containing protein → MNRNGHCSCESRKKYKKCHGMYE, encoded by the coding sequence ATTAATAGAAATGGTCATTGCTCTTGTGAAAGTAGAAAGAAATATAAAAAGTGTCATGGAATGTATGAATAA